The following proteins come from a genomic window of Paenibacillus spongiae:
- a CDS encoding PdaC/SigV domain-containing protein, which produces MNKGMKWSSAVLAASILLGGTSLTEATSTYAASAASTAAKQSAQQPSVVLKYNGKTLSQQGKALNGNTMIPLTVLRDTFGYSISYNSVTRTYTAGTGSTKLNLEVSEYGVATNLNGYYLYSNTSDEAKIMDGRLYVPFKLLNDYLGFQGVYNPAQKSLDISKRVMNDIRITSESLDKSNNNASIVIGYPHVSGLTEEAQQAINAVLKQKAESFAAASEKQAGQRDGKVERKYGFQQNYAVTFNREGVLSIVIDQYSYTGGAHGITVREGLTFSLKDGKQIELGDLLKSAPNYKQTLDSKLKEKMKKEPFEVEAVGLKDKPDFYVKEGGLAIFYQQYEIAPYAAGFPTYTFTFGELLPKGANPFAAVQ; this is translated from the coding sequence ATGAACAAAGGGATGAAATGGAGCTCAGCCGTATTGGCCGCCAGCATACTGCTTGGAGGGACAAGTCTCACGGAAGCGACTTCTACATACGCCGCTTCCGCAGCTTCAACCGCTGCGAAGCAGAGCGCGCAGCAGCCTTCCGTCGTACTGAAATATAATGGGAAGACGTTGTCCCAGCAGGGGAAGGCACTGAATGGCAATACGATGATTCCACTTACGGTTCTGCGGGATACGTTCGGCTACTCGATCAGCTATAATTCCGTCACGCGAACGTACACGGCAGGTACCGGTTCTACGAAGCTCAATCTGGAGGTTTCGGAGTACGGCGTGGCAACGAACCTGAACGGATATTATTTGTACAGCAATACGAGCGACGAAGCCAAGATTATGGACGGTCGCTTGTATGTGCCATTTAAGCTGTTGAATGATTATTTGGGCTTCCAAGGGGTGTACAATCCTGCCCAGAAATCGCTCGACATCAGCAAACGGGTCATGAACGATATTCGGATTACGTCGGAATCGCTCGACAAAAGCAATAACAACGCCTCTATTGTAATTGGCTACCCGCACGTTAGCGGTCTGACAGAGGAAGCACAGCAGGCCATCAATGCCGTGCTCAAGCAGAAAGCGGAGAGTTTCGCAGCGGCCAGCGAGAAGCAGGCCGGTCAGAGAGACGGCAAAGTGGAGAGGAAGTATGGGTTTCAGCAAAACTATGCGGTGACCTTCAACCGGGAAGGCGTGCTCAGCATCGTAATCGATCAATACAGCTACACAGGCGGAGCCCATGGCATTACCGTGCGCGAAGGGCTTACGTTCTCGCTTAAGGACGGAAAGCAGATCGAATTGGGCGACCTGCTGAAGTCGGCTCCGAACTATAAGCAGACACTAGACAGCAAGCTGAAGGAGAAGATGAAGAAGGAACCCTTCGAGGTCGAAGCCGTCGGGCTGAAGGATAAGCCTGACTTCTACGTCAAAGAAGGCGGTCTGGCCATCTTCTACCAGCAGTATGAAATTGCGCCTTATGCAGCCGGCTTCCCTACGTATACATTTACTTTTGGCGAATTGCTGCCGAAGGGCGCGAATCCCTTCGCTGCAGTTCAGTAA
- a CDS encoding metallophosphoesterase family protein, translating into MSSSAFKPLETVIRIPGLQRKLTIMQITDSHLTEADERDDDRVRELAAGRTDVFRRSGSPGTLQLLAEQVRLSNELQVDYTVFTGDIIDFPTEANFDQMDRIYSGLSSPYLYTVGNHDWNFPFTGERDEVRTEAYPKFSKWAKHVPGCEIGELDGVTIIAVDNSTYQLKAEQVKRIQEIADQGPCLLFMHIPVAIPSLIPDVVSVWRAPIVMGADEQDLERHNAADLMATESTASFCRWVNESDSVYGVFCGHVHFPHQDAFSTGRHQYVTPPGFEGGCRLITLLPG; encoded by the coding sequence ATGAGCTCTTCCGCATTCAAACCGCTGGAGACGGTGATCCGTATTCCGGGGCTGCAGCGCAAGCTGACCATTATGCAAATTACGGACAGTCATCTGACGGAAGCCGATGAACGGGATGACGACAGGGTGCGGGAGCTGGCTGCCGGGAGAACGGATGTCTTTCGCCGGAGCGGATCTCCAGGCACGCTCCAGTTACTAGCAGAGCAAGTGCGGCTTAGCAATGAACTGCAGGTGGATTACACCGTCTTTACCGGCGATATCATTGACTTTCCTACAGAGGCCAATTTCGATCAGATGGACCGGATTTACAGCGGACTGAGCTCACCTTACCTGTATACGGTGGGCAATCATGATTGGAATTTCCCATTCACCGGCGAACGCGATGAAGTTCGGACGGAGGCTTATCCGAAATTCAGCAAGTGGGCGAAGCATGTGCCGGGCTGCGAAATCGGGGAGCTGGACGGGGTTACGATCATTGCGGTCGATAACAGCACGTATCAGTTGAAGGCGGAGCAAGTTAAGCGGATCCAGGAGATCGCGGATCAGGGGCCTTGCCTGTTGTTCATGCACATTCCGGTTGCGATTCCCAGCCTCATTCCCGATGTGGTCTCGGTATGGCGGGCGCCAATCGTGATGGGAGCCGATGAGCAGGACCTGGAACGGCATAACGCAGCCGACCTTATGGCAACCGAGAGCACCGCTTCCTTCTGCCGGTGGGTGAATGAGAGCGACTCCGTATATGGTGTATTCTGCGGCCATGTACACTTTCCTCATCAGGACGCCTTCTCTACCGGGAGGCATCAATATGTGACGCCGCCGGGCTTCGAAGGCGGGTGCAGATTGATTACTCTACTGCCGGGTTGA
- a CDS encoding AAC(3) family N-acetyltransferase — MHTKTSLMRQLENAGIERTGTLLVHSSMKSIGDVEGGADTVLDALSEYMQDGLLVLPTHTWSYINADNPVFDVETSPVCVGILPELFRQRPGVLRSNHPTHSVAALGKDAASFIEGAERYDTPCHRLSAWGKLLDRKATILLVGVDQRRNTFIHGIEEWMDIPGRLTDGHQQLYTVLSSGSKISVPSRRHHGLSWSEHFWKVEKLLEQQGAIYREPFGDAPTWVCDTVRLMEILSGMLRDNPDLFSDNEPLKEEVR, encoded by the coding sequence TTGCATACGAAGACAAGCTTGATGCGGCAGCTGGAGAACGCGGGAATTGAACGGACAGGGACCTTGCTGGTGCATTCATCCATGAAAAGCATCGGAGATGTGGAGGGTGGAGCCGACACAGTCCTGGATGCGCTATCGGAATATATGCAGGATGGACTGCTCGTTCTGCCGACGCATACCTGGTCCTATATTAATGCGGACAACCCTGTATTCGATGTGGAGACCTCGCCTGTCTGCGTAGGCATATTGCCGGAGCTGTTCCGTCAGCGGCCCGGAGTGCTGCGTTCGAACCATCCGACGCACTCGGTAGCCGCTTTGGGCAAGGACGCGGCTTCCTTCATCGAAGGAGCCGAACGTTACGATACTCCCTGTCACCGGCTATCCGCTTGGGGGAAGCTCCTTGACCGAAAGGCAACGATATTGCTGGTAGGCGTCGATCAGCGCAGGAATACGTTCATTCACGGTATTGAGGAATGGATGGACATCCCGGGAAGATTAACCGACGGCCACCAGCAGCTGTATACGGTGCTAAGCAGCGGGAGTAAGATATCGGTGCCGTCGCGAAGACATCACGGGCTGTCATGGTCCGAGCATTTCTGGAAAGTGGAGAAGCTGCTCGAGCAGCAGGGCGCCATCTACCGCGAGCCGTTCGGCGATGCTCCGACGTGGGTGTGCGATACGGTGAGATTGATGGAGATCCTCTCCGGTATGCTGCGGGATAACCCTGATTTATTCTCGGATAATGAACCATTAAAGGAGGAAGTCCGATGA
- a CDS encoding DinB family protein: MNTRPEPDEYLPAAERYIQLVPNGNLIEIMRSQLAQSLYMLKDLSDEQAMYRYAEGKWSLKTVVGHIADVERLWNYRILRIARGDARELAGYDRDTFAELAPFEHLSLAEVLHDLSAVRESTLTLIGHLEEEALLRRGEFNGHPLSARAAAFVIAGHERHHMNVIKTKYLSL; this comes from the coding sequence ATGAATACAAGACCGGAGCCGGATGAATACCTGCCGGCAGCAGAGCGATACATTCAGTTGGTGCCTAACGGGAATTTGATCGAAATCATGCGCTCCCAGCTCGCCCAATCGCTGTATATGCTGAAGGATTTGTCGGACGAACAGGCCATGTACCGCTACGCCGAGGGCAAGTGGTCCCTCAAAACGGTTGTCGGACATATTGCCGATGTCGAGCGCTTATGGAATTATCGCATTCTTCGGATCGCACGCGGCGATGCACGGGAGCTGGCGGGTTATGACCGCGACACCTTCGCAGAGCTGGCGCCCTTCGAGCATCTCTCCTTGGCCGAAGTGCTGCACGATCTGTCGGCGGTCCGCGAATCGACGCTAACGCTTATCGGTCATCTAGAGGAGGAAGCTCTTCTGCGCCGGGGGGAGTTCAATGGCCACCCCTTGTCCGCACGCGCCGCCGCATTCGTTATCGCGGGTCATGAAAGGCATCATATGAATGTGATTAAAACGAAATATCTATCGTTGTAG
- a CDS encoding ankyrin repeat domain-containing protein, translating to MRKWLMLALGCIFVLQGCVSNDRKEPERQEVPMDKQLIQASERGEIETIAKLIQEGANVNAQDAKGRTATMIATYNNDAATVKVLIEAGADVNIQDDMKNSPFLYAGAEGYLEILKLTIGAGADPSITNRYGGTALIPASEHGYVDVVKELLTNTDINVNHINNLGWTALMEAVILNDGGEKQQQTVQLLIDHGADVNIPDNNKVTPLQHAQVKGFKEIEQILLKAGAK from the coding sequence ATGAGGAAATGGCTGATGCTGGCACTAGGCTGCATATTCGTCCTTCAGGGCTGTGTCTCGAACGACAGGAAAGAGCCGGAAAGACAGGAGGTACCTATGGATAAACAACTTATTCAAGCATCTGAGCGCGGCGAGATCGAAACGATCGCCAAGCTGATTCAAGAAGGCGCCAATGTCAATGCACAGGATGCTAAGGGAAGAACCGCAACGATGATCGCGACATACAATAACGATGCCGCGACGGTGAAAGTCCTGATTGAAGCGGGTGCGGATGTGAACATCCAGGACGATATGAAGAACAGCCCCTTCCTGTATGCGGGTGCCGAAGGGTACTTGGAAATCCTGAAGCTTACCATCGGCGCGGGCGCGGATCCTTCGATTACGAACCGGTATGGAGGAACGGCCCTGATCCCTGCCTCGGAGCACGGTTATGTGGATGTGGTCAAGGAGCTTCTCACGAATACGGATATCAATGTCAACCACATCAACAACCTGGGCTGGACAGCTCTGATGGAAGCCGTCATCTTGAATGACGGCGGCGAGAAACAGCAGCAAACGGTGCAATTGCTTATTGATCATGGTGCGGATGTGAACATCCCGGACAACAATAAGGTAACGCCCTTGCAGCATGCGCAAGTGAAGGGCTTCAAAGAGATTGAACAAATCCTGCTGAAAGCAGGAGCTAAATAG
- a CDS encoding S-layer homology domain-containing protein: MNPISKKVAAILTIAALGAASLPSVATNVQAASVSQLSDQEIQAAVKELNRLGIMEGYLNKMNENNQLTRAELAKLVYKTFDLKDKAEQPAELTDANPKAWYYDYAAEVVGLGIMQAENGAFNPQGAVTDDELVQVVAKALQRDVKSVQHWMEAFYTAGSTVSRGETAHLLHTARQAIPSENAKITNVRSLNAITLIVTFDKPLTAADEAFAKAKEDFVFSSGLTLTNMPRLKTGSVSTYIVPTSVQQPGMTYTLTHKGKKAGSFEGIGTKLEMTEARQVAGDTFELESLKGSGVVDYGYVIAAYSGGRGENAFVLNDREQANGTTYQVIPSMQARQVTITPENGQPIVAKYVPFTQSTDGKQEPKFRLPEGQKLIPGVKYTVTSDWANVANASFVAKAFEPLQITGAEAVSETSIQVALAQDPGDELFSGRSVVLTAPNGDKLTATYKYSSRKGAVGVFDIADKGAMSAGTAYTVTPAGEWATASAVTVTME, translated from the coding sequence ATGAACCCTATTTCCAAAAAAGTCGCAGCAATCCTGACAATTGCAGCCTTAGGGGCAGCTTCGCTGCCGAGCGTGGCAACGAATGTACAAGCAGCATCAGTATCCCAGCTTTCCGACCAAGAGATTCAAGCGGCCGTTAAAGAGCTGAATCGGCTTGGCATTATGGAAGGCTATTTGAATAAAATGAATGAAAATAACCAGCTCACCCGCGCTGAACTGGCCAAATTGGTGTACAAAACCTTCGATCTGAAAGATAAGGCCGAGCAGCCGGCTGAGCTTACGGATGCGAATCCGAAAGCCTGGTATTACGATTACGCGGCTGAAGTCGTCGGTTTAGGAATCATGCAAGCCGAGAACGGCGCGTTTAATCCGCAAGGAGCCGTAACGGACGACGAGCTCGTTCAAGTCGTGGCCAAGGCGCTCCAGCGCGATGTGAAATCCGTCCAGCACTGGATGGAAGCCTTCTATACGGCTGGCAGCACCGTATCCCGCGGGGAGACGGCCCACTTGCTCCATACCGCCCGTCAAGCGATTCCTTCCGAGAATGCGAAGATTACAAACGTGAGATCGCTCAATGCCATTACGCTGATCGTAACCTTCGATAAGCCGCTGACGGCGGCCGATGAAGCGTTCGCCAAGGCGAAGGAGGATTTCGTCTTCAGCAGCGGTCTGACATTGACGAATATGCCGCGTCTGAAGACGGGCTCGGTCTCGACCTATATCGTTCCGACATCCGTTCAGCAGCCGGGAATGACGTATACGCTCACCCATAAAGGCAAGAAAGCAGGCTCCTTCGAGGGAATCGGAACGAAATTGGAGATGACAGAGGCAAGACAGGTCGCGGGCGATACGTTCGAGCTTGAATCGTTGAAGGGGAGTGGCGTCGTTGACTACGGATATGTCATCGCAGCCTACAGCGGCGGCCGCGGCGAGAATGCATTCGTCCTGAACGACCGTGAACAGGCGAATGGGACGACCTATCAAGTCATTCCGTCGATGCAGGCTAGACAAGTGACGATTACGCCGGAGAACGGACAGCCGATCGTGGCCAAGTACGTACCGTTCACGCAATCGACGGACGGGAAGCAGGAGCCGAAATTCCGTCTGCCGGAAGGACAAAAGCTAATCCCTGGTGTAAAATATACCGTAACATCGGACTGGGCGAATGTGGCGAATGCTTCGTTCGTAGCCAAGGCATTCGAGCCGCTGCAAATTACGGGCGCTGAAGCCGTAAGCGAGACTTCGATCCAGGTCGCTTTGGCGCAGGATCCGGGCGATGAACTATTCTCCGGCCGCAGTGTTGTTCTAACAGCTCCGAATGGCGACAAGCTTACTGCAACGTACAAGTATTCCAGCCGTAAAGGCGCTGTAGGCGTATTCGATATCGCAGACAAGGGGGCCATGAGCGCGGGTACGGCATACACCGTGACGCCTGCCGGCGAGTGGGCGACTGCCTCTGCGGTAACCGTAACGATGGAATAA
- a CDS encoding response regulator transcription factor codes for MNAMTRILIIEDETTIAQLERDYFELNGFSVDLCHRGDEGLQRALQEDYNLIIVDLMLPGLDGFELCRHIREVKEVPILVVSAKKEEIDKIRAFNLGADDYITKPFSPSELVARAKAHLTRYERLLGKHKPADRDEIHIRGLHIDKASRRVFVRGEEAAITTREFDLLVFLASHPNRVFGKEELFERIWGMDSSGDIATVTVHIRRLRGKLEADPSNPQYIETVWGAGYRFTV; via the coding sequence ATAAACGCGATGACTCGAATCCTGATTATTGAAGATGAAACGACAATTGCGCAGCTGGAGCGGGATTATTTTGAACTGAACGGCTTCTCCGTCGATTTATGCCACCGCGGGGATGAAGGACTGCAGCGTGCGCTTCAAGAAGACTACAATCTCATTATCGTCGATCTGATGCTGCCGGGGCTCGACGGGTTCGAATTATGCCGTCATATCCGCGAAGTGAAGGAAGTCCCCATCCTTGTCGTGTCTGCGAAGAAGGAAGAGATCGATAAGATTCGCGCATTCAATCTGGGGGCGGACGATTACATTACGAAGCCGTTCAGTCCAAGCGAACTGGTCGCCCGGGCGAAGGCGCATCTGACCCGGTACGAGCGGCTGCTCGGCAAGCACAAGCCTGCAGACCGGGATGAGATCCACATTCGCGGACTTCATATCGATAAGGCCTCGCGCAGAGTATTCGTACGAGGAGAAGAGGCTGCGATCACGACCCGCGAATTCGATCTGCTCGTATTCCTCGCCAGCCATCCGAACCGGGTGTTCGGCAAAGAAGAGCTCTTCGAGCGCATCTGGGGGATGGATTCGAGCGGGGATATCGCAACGGTCACGGTGCATATCCGCAGGCTTCGGGGAAAGCTGGAGGCCGATCCGTCGAACCCGCAATATATCGAGACGGTCTGGGGAGCGGGATACCGGTTTACGGTGTAA
- a CDS encoding sensor histidine kinase has translation MSIRIKILLSFTGMLVISLLFILLTASLYTIASTGDVQSFRDIYKVHYQINPLTKEGESIFLELKYLAKNDPDELQNKELLHEYDFKLKVEQSGLYVRRENEQIFESLTFNQPGLAQALPLYDLSNNQIRSTFNIGERFYAYAKFDYRYSDGAKGSVFVIRERSPFAELTRRLLPVLSLLLIGVLIIANLLLYRWITRSVIKPLGLLRSSAERIKEGDLQFKLDLNSKDEVGQLNDAFESMRRRLQESVDFRLQDEENRKELISNISHDLRTPLTTIKGYIEGIRDGVANTPEKMEKYVNIIYTKAASMDRMVDELFLYSKLDLNQVPFVFEAVDIVKFLDDCIDELRYDLEDQGVAVDWDYAAREAVMVSVDLEKLKRTVVNIIDNALKYMDNEQKKLAVSLQVESEWITIAFKDNGIGIPEEALPHIFERFYRAEPSRNVSTGGSGLGLAIARQIIEGHGGTIWAESKPGAGTSVWIKLKRMTSEGAHKRDDSNPDY, from the coding sequence ATGTCGATCCGCATAAAAATATTATTGTCTTTTACGGGCATGCTTGTCATCAGCCTGCTGTTCATCTTGTTAACCGCGAGTCTGTATACGATCGCATCCACAGGGGATGTCCAGAGCTTCCGGGATATCTATAAGGTCCATTATCAGATCAATCCGTTGACGAAAGAAGGGGAGTCGATTTTCTTAGAACTGAAATATTTGGCTAAGAATGACCCCGATGAGCTTCAGAACAAAGAATTGCTGCATGAATACGATTTTAAGCTTAAAGTGGAACAGTCCGGTCTCTACGTCAGGCGCGAGAACGAGCAAATCTTCGAATCGCTGACATTCAATCAGCCCGGTCTAGCCCAAGCATTGCCGCTCTATGATTTGAGCAACAATCAGATTCGCAGCACCTTCAACATCGGGGAACGGTTCTATGCGTATGCGAAGTTTGATTACCGCTATTCGGACGGAGCCAAGGGAAGCGTGTTCGTCATTCGGGAACGGAGTCCATTCGCTGAGCTCACGCGCAGGCTGCTGCCCGTTCTCTCGCTCTTGTTGATCGGCGTGCTGATCATTGCCAACCTATTGTTGTACCGCTGGATTACGCGGAGCGTTATTAAACCGTTGGGCCTGCTCAGAAGCTCTGCGGAACGGATTAAGGAGGGCGACCTTCAATTTAAGCTGGATTTGAATTCGAAGGACGAGGTGGGTCAGCTGAATGACGCATTCGAGAGCATGCGGAGAAGGCTGCAGGAGTCCGTGGATTTTCGTTTGCAGGATGAAGAGAACCGTAAGGAGCTGATCTCGAATATCTCCCATGATCTGCGGACGCCGCTTACAACGATTAAAGGGTACATTGAAGGCATTCGGGACGGCGTCGCCAATACGCCGGAGAAGATGGAGAAGTACGTCAATATTATTTATACGAAAGCTGCAAGCATGGATAGGATGGTCGATGAATTATTCTTATATTCCAAGCTCGATTTGAATCAAGTGCCATTCGTATTCGAAGCGGTCGATATCGTCAAATTTCTGGATGATTGCATCGATGAACTGCGGTATGACCTGGAGGACCAGGGCGTAGCCGTTGATTGGGATTACGCTGCAAGAGAAGCGGTCATGGTCTCCGTAGACTTGGAAAAGTTAAAGCGTACGGTCGTGAACATCATTGATAATGCGCTGAAGTATATGGATAACGAGCAGAAGAAATTAGCGGTTTCCCTTCAGGTGGAGTCCGAATGGATAACGATTGCGTTCAAGGATAACGGCATCGGGATCCCGGAAGAGGCGCTTCCTCATATCTTCGAACGATTCTACCGCGCGGAGCCTTCCCGGAACGTATCGACAGGCGGCAGCGGCCTCGGGCTTGCCATCGCCCGCCAAATTATTGAAGGGCACGGCGGTACCATATGGGCGGAAAGCAAGCCGGGCGCAGGGACAAGTGTATGGATTAAGCTGAAACGAATGACAAGCGAAGGAGCGCATAAACGCGATGACTCGAATCCTGATTATTGA
- a CDS encoding zinc ribbon domain-containing protein YjdM, with amino-acid sequence MSNLPNCPTCNSEYTYEDGSLFVCPECGHEWSLESETGSGEDAKVVKDANGNVLSDGDSVTVIKDLKVKGSSSVVKIGTKVKNIRLVDGDHDIDCKIDGFGAMKLKSEFVKKI; translated from the coding sequence ATGTCTAACTTGCCTAATTGTCCTACATGTAATTCGGAATACACGTACGAGGATGGAAGCCTCTTTGTTTGCCCGGAATGCGGCCATGAATGGAGCTTGGAATCCGAGACCGGCAGCGGCGAGGATGCGAAGGTGGTCAAGGATGCCAACGGAAATGTCTTGAGCGATGGCGACTCCGTCACGGTCATCAAGGATCTCAAAGTAAAAGGAAGCTCATCGGTCGTCAAAATCGGAACGAAGGTGAAAAATATCCGTTTGGTTGACGGCGATCATGATATTGATTGCAAAATCGACGGTTTCGGCGCGATGAAGCTGAAATCCGAATTTGTGAAGAAGATTTAG
- a CDS encoding class I SAM-dependent methyltransferase encodes MNELEYKHFYDRVGKLNGWDFSKVKCVAEGVLWDFYHEVSRRCRKSDFLLDIGTGGGEQLLSITEAALLLVGIDQSAGMIETANDNLAKARKDNVRMLQMDAERIDFPRGFFNVVSCRHSPFSASEAAKVLTEDGLFLTQQVSEDDKINLAQAFGRRQADDGANDGTLKNKYISELQEAGFRDIQSYDYDAVEYYETYEDLIFLLKHTPIIPGFGQDENDFAVLEQFIRDNQTSKGIRTNAKRFMIIARK; translated from the coding sequence ATGAACGAGTTGGAATATAAGCATTTCTACGATCGTGTAGGGAAATTAAACGGTTGGGACTTTAGTAAAGTGAAATGCGTAGCAGAAGGCGTATTGTGGGATTTCTATCATGAAGTTTCCCGGCGGTGCAGGAAGTCGGACTTCTTGCTCGACATCGGAACAGGCGGAGGGGAACAGCTGCTGTCGATTACCGAAGCTGCCTTGCTGCTGGTAGGGATCGATCAATCGGCCGGAATGATTGAGACGGCGAACGATAACTTGGCGAAGGCAAGGAAAGATAATGTGCGCATGCTGCAAATGGATGCGGAGCGGATTGATTTTCCAAGAGGCTTCTTCAATGTAGTATCCTGCCGGCATTCCCCCTTTAGCGCAAGCGAAGCAGCCAAAGTTTTAACCGAGGATGGACTATTCCTGACGCAGCAAGTAAGCGAAGACGATAAAATCAATCTCGCGCAAGCCTTCGGAAGAAGACAGGCCGATGACGGTGCTAATGACGGGACGCTAAAAAATAAATATATCTCCGAATTGCAGGAAGCGGGATTCCGCGATATCCAGTCCTATGACTATGATGCTGTGGAATATTACGAAACGTACGAGGATCTCATCTTCCTGTTGAAGCACACGCCGATCATTCCGGGATTCGGACAAGATGAGAATGACTTTGCGGTACTGGAGCAATTCATACGAGACAATCAAACGAGCAAGGGCATACGGACCAATGCCAAGCGATTCATGATCATCGCAAGAAAATAG
- a CDS encoding PAS domain-containing sensor histidine kinase encodes MKSSNAEEFEQSLQQELEETLREQQGMTFRFARIEDRFIHTYCEGRLLHKLGLSSAAVVGRELKEFYPIEMAIEKEVYYHRAWNGEEDVSYEGEINGTYYLASLRPVRRDGKVVEVIASSVDISERKRAEDELKSTKDLLESLIGNSADGICVTDVDGNVIRVNRAFEEIYGWSEEELVGTHLPIFTGDSNDELRMISDKLQSGENIVNLQTIRQRKDGECIHVCVTISPIKNAEGSVVALAGMTRDISERKRNEEFFRKADKLNVVGQLAAGLAHEIRNPLTSLRGFIQLMRTGGTGKPEYYDILISELDRINNIVNEFLIIAKPHAASFRTNDIIHILSNVVTLLEAQAAMNNIQIYLETEDDLPQLECSELEIKQVFINLLKNAIEAMPGGGEIRIVAAVQHNEFLIRIIDQGDGIPESQIPRLGEPFYTTKEKGTGLGLMMCYKIINDHQGRIAIESIVGKGTTFEIILPLNRKC; translated from the coding sequence ATGAAATCATCTAATGCTGAGGAGTTCGAACAATCTTTGCAGCAAGAGCTCGAGGAGACTTTGCGGGAACAGCAAGGGATGACCTTTCGTTTTGCGAGAATAGAGGATCGTTTTATTCACACCTATTGCGAAGGAAGATTATTACATAAATTAGGCTTATCTTCTGCAGCTGTTGTGGGTCGGGAACTCAAGGAATTCTATCCAATCGAGATGGCAATCGAAAAAGAGGTTTATTATCATCGTGCATGGAATGGCGAAGAGGATGTATCCTATGAAGGCGAGATTAACGGAACCTACTATCTGGCGTCGTTAAGACCGGTGCGGCGGGATGGGAAAGTCGTCGAGGTCATCGCATCAAGCGTGGATATTTCGGAACGCAAGAGAGCCGAGGATGAATTGAAATCAACGAAAGATTTGTTGGAATCATTGATCGGAAACTCGGCCGATGGCATATGCGTTACAGATGTTGATGGCAATGTGATCAGGGTGAATCGTGCTTTCGAGGAAATATACGGCTGGTCTGAGGAAGAGCTGGTCGGAACACATCTCCCGATTTTCACCGGAGACTCCAATGACGAGCTCCGTATGATTTCAGACAAGCTGCAATCGGGGGAAAACATCGTGAACCTGCAGACGATCCGGCAGCGGAAGGATGGCGAATGCATTCATGTCTGTGTCACCATATCCCCCATTAAGAATGCTGAGGGCAGCGTTGTTGCATTAGCCGGAATGACCAGAGATATTTCCGAGCGAAAACGAAACGAAGAGTTCTTTCGAAAGGCCGATAAACTGAACGTAGTCGGACAATTGGCCGCCGGATTGGCGCATGAAATTCGCAACCCGTTAACTTCATTGCGGGGGTTTATCCAATTAATGCGAACAGGCGGCACAGGCAAGCCGGAGTATTATGATATTCTGATCTCGGAATTGGATCGGATCAATAATATCGTCAACGAGTTTTTAATTATTGCCAAGCCGCATGCCGCAAGCTTCCGAACGAACGATATCATCCATATCCTGTCCAATGTCGTTACTTTGTTGGAAGCCCAAGCAGCCATGAATAATATCCAGATTTACTTGGAGACAGAAGATGACCTCCCTCAACTGGAATGCTCCGAATTAGAAATCAAGCAGGTGTTCATCAACCTCTTAAAGAATGCGATCGAGGCTATGCCGGGTGGCGGAGAAATTCGAATCGTGGCCGCCGTACAGCATAATGAGTTTCTTATTCGTATCATCGATCAGGGAGACGGCATTCCCGAGAGTCAAATTCCCCGGCTAGGGGAGCCCTTCTATACGACGAAAGAAAAAGGAACGGGACTGGGTCTGATGATGTGCTACAAGATCATTAACGACCATCAAGGGCGGATCGCCATCGAGAGTATTGTCGGCAAAGGAACAACATTCGAAATCATTCTGCCGCTGAACAGAAAATGTTAA